In Methylotenera versatilis 79, the DNA window AACTCAAACCCCTTGATTTTGAACATAGAATTATTAGGCCGAACGGCGAGGTTCGATTTGTTCATGAAAAAGGTCGTCTAATCTTTAGTGAGCATGATAATAAACTTCATTTTATAGGTACTGTGCAAGATATCACTGAACGAAATAAAAAATATTTTGAATTAGCGATGTTGAATCGTGTACTGCAAATGTCAAGTGCAAGTAATGATGCGCTTTTACATGTGACTGATGAATCCGAGCTTTTTTTAAAAGTCTGCCAAATTGCCGTAAATATTGGAAATTATGCTTGTGCCTGGGTTGGTATTACTGGCAATCCAATTGGCAACACTTTCTCGTCTTCAATACATTACGCAAGACAAGATATTAATCAGGTTAATGAATACCACGGGATTGCACATGAAATATCTTTTCAAGACCCGTTAGACCCCATTCTTCTGTCTGTTCAAAATAATGAATTTATTTTTATACAGGATACTTCTCAAAATGAAAGGTTAACACCTAGTTTAATTGCAGCTAATCTTTCAGGCTTCAAAGGAATGATTTGCCTACCACTGGTTCATTTGCATGAAACATTTGGCGTTCTGGTACTTTATTCAGATGATATTCGTCAAATACCAGATGCAGAAATAAAATTATTGAAAGAAATGGGGAATAACTTAGCATTCGGTGTACGAAATATCCACATACAAAACGATAGGAATCGTTTACAAAATGCCATGATGAAAGTAGCAACTAGTGTTTCTACAAATAACACCCCTGCGTTCTTTAAACATCTTGTTTCAAATATGGTTGAAGCACTTGATGCGGATGGCGCAATTGTTTCAAGGTTGAACGCAAACAAAACAGAAGCTACGACCATTATCAATTTTAATGATGGGGAGTTTCTTGATAATTTTGTCTATTTTTTATCTGAGGTAGAGCATGCTACTGCCAACGATAATGAAAGTAATATCTTTACATGCAAATTACATAACGAAGAAAACCATTTCTTTAACATCCATAAATGGCCAACAAGCACTTGTTTTGGAAGCGATTTAAAGAATAGCAACGGCCATTTGATTGGTTCTATTTTTGTTTTCTTTAAAGAAGAGCCTAAAAATACAAAATTTATAGAATCTACCTCACAGATTTTTGCTGCCAGAGCGGCAGCTGAACTGGAGCGTCAAGACAGTGACTCAATAATTCAAGAACAAGCCTCACTTTTAGATAAAACCCATGACGCTATTTTGGTTTTAGATATCGACCATAAAATTCAGTTCTGGAGTAAAGGTGCAGAGCGACTATATGGTTGGAAGGCCAATGAAGTAGTCGGTTTGAATATAGAAACAATTTTCATTAATGAAACCATTGATTTGCAACATGCCCTTAAAAGGGTTAAGGCTCAAAAAGAATGGAATGGAGAATTGCATCAACATAAAAAAGACGGTAGCAAAATTATTGTAGATGGCAGATGGACGTTAGTCTTTAATGAAGGAGCGCAGCCTCACGCCATTTTGGGTATCAATACTGATGTGACACAAAAAAAGGTTGCAGCCGATGAAATACAGCAACTCGCTTTTTATGATGTGCTAACTCAGCTTCCGAACCGACAACTCCTCAGAAATAGATTACAGCATCTGTTTGAATCTCGTGACAGGCTAAGAAATGCTTGGGTATTATTATTTATTGATTTAGATAATTTTAAAACACTTAATGACACCATGGGGCACGACAAAGGAGATATGCTCTTGCAAGAAGTTGCTAGAAGACTTACTAATTGTGTTCGTAAAAGTGATACGGTAGCACGATTGGGGGGTGACGAATTTGTCATACTATTTGAAAGTGTTGGCAATGCAGATGTGATTACCCAAGCAACAATTGTAGGTGAGAAAGTTTTGTCTTGCTTCCACGAACCATTTTCATTAGGTGGATATCCTTATTACAGCTCTCCTAGTGTTGGAATTACGCTATTTGACGAGAACTGTCAGAATGCCGATGATTTACTTAAGCATGCAGATATCGCTATGTATCAAGCTAAATTTGGTGGGAAAAACTCTCTTAGGTTTTTCAACCCCGACATGCGAACTGCGGTGACCGCTAAACTTGAATTAGAAGCAGATTTACGGTCTAGTTTTAAGCAACAAGAGTTTACTTTGTACTATCAGCCACAAGTCGATGATGCAGGTAAAGTAACTGGGGTTGAAGCATTACTTCGATGGTTTCATAAAGAGCGGGGGGCAGTATCTCCTCTTGATTTCATTCCAATTGCAGAGGAAACGGGGCTAATTTTCCCTTTAGGCTGCTGGGTCATGCACACGGCTTGCGAACAATTGTCAGATTGGTCTTCAGACTCAGTTTTTCAAAATATATCAATCGCAGTAAATGTAAGTGCACGTCAATTTAGGCATCCAGAATTTGTAAGTCAGGTTTTAAATGCCCTAACCTCAACTGGGGCAAATCCATATTTATTGAAATTAGAGCTTACTGAAAGCTTACTGTTAGAAAATGTTGAAGAAACAATCAGTAAAATGACAGAGTTGAAAAAATATGGCGTATGTTTTTCTTTAGATGACTTCGGAACTGGTTATTCGTCACTGTATTATCTTAAACGACTTCCTTTGGATCAACTCAAAATTGACCGATCATTTGTAAATGATGTGTTAACAGATACGAATGATAATGTAATAGTTAAAACGATCATTGCATTAGGTAAAAGTTTAGGTTTAGAGGTCATTGCCGAAGGTGTGGAAACTTCAGAGCAAAGAGATTTTTTACTATCCCATGATTGTAATGCTCATCAAGGTTATTTTTTTAGTAAGCCGTTACCTACTTCGTTACTCAATGACTTTATTAAACAACAAAATGGAATGAATAACTCTGATCAAGAAGATTTACCAAAAAATACTTTTGCTGTGTAAGTATTAACCTGAAATTAGAGATGAAGTCGTACGGTAAAACCGTTTAAAAACATGTAAGAACAAACCCAAATAATCGCCTCTCGTATAAATTAAACTTTAAATAAAACAGCGATTTATTTCTTTTACCTCCATGAAAAATTGGTCAAATGTTAACAAAAGTAACAGTTGTAAGTAATATGTAAAAAAATTCAAGTAATAAATATTGCTTCCGTTAAGTCTCTTTGAATACCCAATCTTATTTCAATGTTCATGGAGAAAATATGTCTTATATCAGTCGCATCCTCATCGCATCATCATTGTTCGCAGCAAGCTCACTCGCATTCAGTGCAGAAGTTTGTAAAGTGTCTATGATGGGTCGCGTATGCTTTGAAGAAGGTAGCGCAGAAGCTACTGCCGCGCACATGAAAGGTGACGCTGTCGGTGAAGTTTCTAAGAAGAAAAAATTAGAAGCTAGCGCAGAAATAGACACTGCTAAAAAAGTAGCAGTAAATACTAAATAGTATCCATAAGCTGTGAATCAGGCTTGCGCATATGCAAGCCTTTTTTATTAGCGCTTCCCAATTCCACATCTAAATCTGAGGAACTCAAAATGGGAAACTTTATATAGAGTATTTATACCTTTCTTTTCAATAGACCAAAATCTAGCATGAGCGAATAGAGTGCTGTTAACTATCTTTAAAGAAATTAACTGCTCACTGGAGACAAAATGACTGTTAAACAAAAAATGTACCTATTGCTATTAACCGCCACGATAGGATTGGTTTCACTGGCGGGTCTGGCAAGGTTCCAATTGGACCGTGTTTACGACATTACCAACTATTCGAATGTGCGTTCAATTCCAAGTATTGAAGCGCTTGATAATATTCTGGCAGAATTTGAAACGCTGAACGGTTTGATATGGCAACATATGGCTACTACTGATAATGCAGATATGGGCCAGATCGAGCAGGAAGTCGCCGAGGTGCATCAAGAACTCAGCAGCAGTCTCGCAAATTATGAAAAGCAATTTATCGCCGATGTCCAAGATAAAAAGTTACTACAGTTGGATAAAGCGGTTATGTCTGAGTACGATGCCATGGGTGGTAATGTATTGACTACATCTCTTGCAAATAACAAGGAGGCGGCGAGAGACCTTCTCCTGCAAGGCCGCCCGATAATCAAGAAAATGCAAACAGCTCTTGATAATCATCGTAAATATAATATTAAGCTAGGTGCGGATAGTGCTTCCCAGGCTGCTTCCATTAAAACACAAGCTTCGCTACTACTCATTGGAATTGCCGCCACCATATTAGCGTTAACTGTGGGTATGGGACTATTCCTGACACACAGTCTCCTGAAGCAACTAGGCGAAGAGCCTGCGCGACTTGCACAGATTGCTAATGCCTTTGCCGAAGGTGATCTTAATACTTCAATACAGATCCACCCAAATGATCGCAGTAGCATTGCTTATGCGATGAGTGTTTTGAAAAAAATGCTGACCGATCTGATTGATTCACTCAACCACGTGAGTTCTCAACACGATCAAGGTGAGATTGATACTAAACTGCAAACCGATCGATTTAAAGGTCATTATGCAGAAATGGCAGTCGGTATCAATCGTATGACAACCGGACATATTGAATCAAATCGTAAAGCTATGGCCGTCGTCAAAGCATTCGGTGAAGGCGATTTTTCTGCAAAACTGGCTTTGTTCCCAGGTAAGCAACGCGTGATCAACGAGACCATTGAAGAAGTACGGGAAAATCTGCAGTTACTTATTGAAGATGCAGACTCTTTAGTTCAAGCAGCTATTGCAGGAGAATTATCGACCCGTGCCGATGCAAATCGTCATAAAGGTGATTTTAGAAAAATTATTGCCGGTGTAAATCAAACTTTGGATGCCGTAATTACGCCGATCAATACCGCTTCTCAATATATCGCTCGTATCGCGAGTGGAGACATTCCGGAGACAATTAATGAAAATTACAGCGGCGACTTCAATGTATTAAAAGAAAGCCTCAATACCTGCATTCATGCTATCAATAGGTTAGTCGCGGATGCCACCATGCTTTCTGAAGCTGCAACTCATGGCAAACTAAACACTCGTGCCGATGCAACGGCGCATACTGGTGATTTTAAAAAGATTATTACTGGCGTAAACGAAACTTTGGACGCCGTGATTTCTCCGTTGAATGCCGCTGCTGATTGCATATCCCGGATTGCTAAAGGCGATATTCCTGATCCTATCTCTAAAACGTATGCGGGTGAGTTTGATACGCTCAAACAGAATCTGAATACCTGTATTTCTGCAGTTAATGCCTTGATCCAAGATGCACAAATGCTTGCCAATGCAGCGAAAGAAGGGAAAGTTTATATGCGTGCAGATGAAGGCAAGCACCAAGGCGACTACCAGCGCATCATTCGCGGTGTTAATACCACGCTGGAGCTCATTACTACGCCAATTAGAGCTGCTAAGGAGGCCGCTGACGCTATCAACACCGCAGCCCGTGAAATTTCCATAGGCAACAACGACCTGTCACAACGTACTGAGGCGCAAGCATCGGCGTTGGAAGAAACAGCATCAAGCATGGAGCAGCTTGCCGGTGCAGTTAAGCATACATCATTGAACGCCAATGAAGCCAATATACTCGCTACTGAAGCTTCAACAATCGTGGCTCGCGGTAGCAGCGCGGTGGATCAAGTAGTGAATCGCATGGTGGATATCCAGACCAGTTCAAAAATGATTGAAGACATTACTTCGGTCATCGACAGCATTGCCTTCCAGACTAATATCCTCGCACTGAACGCAGCGGTTGAAGCTGCTCGTGCAGGTGAACAAGGCAAAGGTTTCGCGGTTGTGGCTTCAGAAGTTCGCAGCTTGGCGCAACGTTCTTCTGCAGCTGCCAAAGAAATCAAAAATTTGATTTCTGATTCAGTGGATAAAGTTAACGATGGTAGTCGGCTTGCACTTGCTGCCGGTGAAACCATGGCTGAGATTTTAAATTCTGTCCAAAAGGTAACCGTCATCATGGCAGATATTGCTTCATCATCTGCGGAACAAAGCTCTGGCATTAATCAGGTGAATGCTGCAGTTATGCAAATGGATAATGCCACTCAGCAGAATGCAGCTTTAGTGGAAGAAGCTGCTGCTGCTGCTGAAACCTTATTAGATCAAGCGGCTAAGCTGGTAACTTCTGTTGAAGCATTCGAAATCAGCCCTTCATCTAACGTGAAGAATAATTCAGCACACTATGGTCTCAAGATAGTTTCTGGGCTATCGCATTAAGGACAAATTTAAACCAGTTTATATAAGCCACCCATTACCTCTATCAAAATGGGTGAAGTCCAAACATCTTAAATTTGGTTAATATTTTCTTGTTAACTTTCTTATTCATAAAATTTTTCAAATGGTTGTTAATTAATTT includes these proteins:
- a CDS encoding EAL domain-containing protein, translated to MMLNNIIQIENPNIYLDSVGLDGFSDGLNLENDLQELIKLATNFCQTSIAAIALQGMHAPVKKHQQLYVTSSKLSVEDEFQANIFCSEVLLSNQLIIVNDALYDARFSQSIATEESIRFFVGFPLALSSGDIIGVFFVADKLPKQLSHLQLDMLKLLSAQITAQYELDRFQEIVGKLSEERQSINNALVHQTTLLHEAQRIAEVGSWDLIIDQKKLSWSKEVFRIFGQDDSEPEQSFEGFLSAVHPEDCVGLLQAQELALKQLKPLDFEHRIIRPNGEVRFVHEKGRLIFSEHDNKLHFIGTVQDITERNKKYFELAMLNRVLQMSSASNDALLHVTDESELFLKVCQIAVNIGNYACAWVGITGNPIGNTFSSSIHYARQDINQVNEYHGIAHEISFQDPLDPILLSVQNNEFIFIQDTSQNERLTPSLIAANLSGFKGMICLPLVHLHETFGVLVLYSDDIRQIPDAEIKLLKEMGNNLAFGVRNIHIQNDRNRLQNAMMKVATSVSTNNTPAFFKHLVSNMVEALDADGAIVSRLNANKTEATTIINFNDGEFLDNFVYFLSEVEHATANDNESNIFTCKLHNEENHFFNIHKWPTSTCFGSDLKNSNGHLIGSIFVFFKEEPKNTKFIESTSQIFAARAAAELERQDSDSIIQEQASLLDKTHDAILVLDIDHKIQFWSKGAERLYGWKANEVVGLNIETIFINETIDLQHALKRVKAQKEWNGELHQHKKDGSKIIVDGRWTLVFNEGAQPHAILGINTDVTQKKVAADEIQQLAFYDVLTQLPNRQLLRNRLQHLFESRDRLRNAWVLLFIDLDNFKTLNDTMGHDKGDMLLQEVARRLTNCVRKSDTVARLGGDEFVILFESVGNADVITQATIVGEKVLSCFHEPFSLGGYPYYSSPSVGITLFDENCQNADDLLKHADIAMYQAKFGGKNSLRFFNPDMRTAVTAKLELEADLRSSFKQQEFTLYYQPQVDDAGKVTGVEALLRWFHKERGAVSPLDFIPIAEETGLIFPLGCWVMHTACEQLSDWSSDSVFQNISIAVNVSARQFRHPEFVSQVLNALTSTGANPYLLKLELTESLLLENVEETISKMTELKKYGVCFSLDDFGTGYSSLYYLKRLPLDQLKIDRSFVNDVLTDTNDNVIVKTIIALGKSLGLEVIAEGVETSEQRDFLLSHDCNAHQGYFFSKPLPTSLLNDFIKQQNGMNNSDQEDLPKNTFAV
- a CDS encoding methyl-accepting chemotaxis protein; the encoded protein is MTVKQKMYLLLLTATIGLVSLAGLARFQLDRVYDITNYSNVRSIPSIEALDNILAEFETLNGLIWQHMATTDNADMGQIEQEVAEVHQELSSSLANYEKQFIADVQDKKLLQLDKAVMSEYDAMGGNVLTTSLANNKEAARDLLLQGRPIIKKMQTALDNHRKYNIKLGADSASQAASIKTQASLLLIGIAATILALTVGMGLFLTHSLLKQLGEEPARLAQIANAFAEGDLNTSIQIHPNDRSSIAYAMSVLKKMLTDLIDSLNHVSSQHDQGEIDTKLQTDRFKGHYAEMAVGINRMTTGHIESNRKAMAVVKAFGEGDFSAKLALFPGKQRVINETIEEVRENLQLLIEDADSLVQAAIAGELSTRADANRHKGDFRKIIAGVNQTLDAVITPINTASQYIARIASGDIPETINENYSGDFNVLKESLNTCIHAINRLVADATMLSEAATHGKLNTRADATAHTGDFKKIITGVNETLDAVISPLNAAADCISRIAKGDIPDPISKTYAGEFDTLKQNLNTCISAVNALIQDAQMLANAAKEGKVYMRADEGKHQGDYQRIIRGVNTTLELITTPIRAAKEAADAINTAAREISIGNNDLSQRTEAQASALEETASSMEQLAGAVKHTSLNANEANILATEASTIVARGSSAVDQVVNRMVDIQTSSKMIEDITSVIDSIAFQTNILALNAAVEAARAGEQGKGFAVVASEVRSLAQRSSAAAKEIKNLISDSVDKVNDGSRLALAAGETMAEILNSVQKVTVIMADIASSSAEQSSGINQVNAAVMQMDNATQQNAALVEEAAAAAETLLDQAAKLVTSVEAFEISPSSNVKNNSAHYGLKIVSGLSH